One Kallotenue papyrolyticum genomic window carries:
- the pfkB gene encoding 1-phosphofructokinase, with protein MIVTVTLNPAIDQTIFVEGLQLGAVNRGTAQLLNAGGKGVNVAAVLADYGLPVAVTGLLGSDNPAPFEQLFARNGMRDHFVRIPGATRSAIKLIDRHAGLTTEINLPGLAPSPAALEELEQRLETLSVASHWCVLSGNLPPGVPDDWYARIIARLRARGCRVALDTSQAALAAGVRAAPTLVKPNLDELRHLTGAALSELPEIVAAGRALLRHGIELVAISLGADGALLIDRQQCLIARPPRVEVVSPVGAGDALLAGLIAGQVTGLDLAARARLATAFALGVITRVGAQLPDRATLHAYQCQVSVAALEDC; from the coding sequence ATGATCGTCACCGTTACGCTCAACCCGGCCATCGACCAGACCATTTTTGTCGAAGGCCTCCAGCTCGGCGCGGTCAACCGTGGCACGGCGCAGCTCCTCAACGCCGGCGGCAAGGGCGTCAACGTCGCCGCCGTGCTGGCCGACTATGGCCTGCCGGTAGCGGTGACCGGTCTGTTGGGCAGCGACAACCCTGCGCCCTTTGAGCAGTTGTTTGCGCGCAACGGCATGCGCGATCACTTCGTGCGCATTCCAGGCGCAACTCGCAGCGCCATCAAGCTGATCGACCGGCACGCGGGTCTGACCACCGAGATCAACCTGCCCGGCCTCGCGCCCTCACCCGCCGCGCTGGAAGAGCTGGAACAACGCTTGGAAACGCTGAGCGTCGCCAGTCACTGGTGCGTGCTCTCAGGCAATCTGCCGCCTGGCGTACCCGACGATTGGTACGCGCGGATCATCGCCCGGCTACGCGCGCGGGGCTGCCGAGTCGCGCTGGATACCAGCCAGGCTGCGCTGGCTGCCGGCGTTCGCGCCGCTCCGACGCTGGTCAAACCCAACCTTGACGAGCTGCGCCACCTCACCGGCGCGGCGCTGAGTGAGCTGCCCGAGATCGTGGCTGCCGGACGCGCGTTGCTGCGCCACGGCATCGAACTGGTCGCCATCTCGCTCGGCGCGGACGGAGCGTTGCTGATCGATCGGCAGCAGTGCTTGATCGCCCGACCGCCGCGTGTCGAGGTCGTCAGTCCGGTTGGCGCCGGCGATGCGCTGCTGGCTGGGCTGATCGCCGGCCAGGTTACCGGACTGGACCTGGCTGCCCGCGCCCGGCTGGCGACCGCCTTTGCGCTGGGGGTGATCACGCGGGTGGGTGCGCAGCTGCCGGATCGCGCCACACTGCATGCGTACCAGTGTCAGGTCAGCGTCGCTGCGCTTGAAGACTGCTAG
- a CDS encoding PTS fructose transporter subunit IIC, producing MARIVAVTSCPTGIAHTFMAAEGLQRGAEALGHQITVETQGSVGAQNVLSAEQIAAADLVIIAADTKVDLSRFAGKPIYQTSTKAAITNGQGVVAAALAEATPTTAPSAAAGPEVPSTAALQPTGTTDYVSQVQQAKAARAATISGPYRHLMTGVSYMIPFVVAGGLLIALAFALGGIYVYEDQYRNTLGWALFQIGANAGFALMVPILAGFIAYSIADRPGLAPGMIGGMLAASTGSGFLGGIIAGFIAGYATAWLNRGLRLPRNLTGLKPVLLLPLLGTLIVGLLMIYVIGAPVSAALSALTAWLQSMQNSSALLLGLLLGAMMAFDMGGPVNKAAYTFAVGLLGSQVYQPMAAVMAAGMTPPLGLALATLLFRNRFTADEREAGKAAAVLGISFITEGAIPFAARDPLRVIPSIMLGSAVTGALSMLFGCELRVPHGGVFVLPIPNAVTNLGLYIVALLIGTLVTAGALYLLKRPLASAPAAAPAAEVSAQPVRA from the coding sequence ATGGCACGCATCGTCGCTGTGACCTCCTGTCCGACCGGCATCGCTCACACATTTATGGCCGCCGAAGGCCTGCAGCGCGGCGCCGAAGCGCTGGGCCATCAGATCACCGTCGAGACACAGGGATCGGTGGGCGCGCAGAACGTGCTCAGTGCCGAGCAGATCGCCGCTGCCGATCTGGTGATCATCGCCGCCGACACCAAGGTTGACCTGAGCCGCTTCGCCGGCAAGCCGATCTACCAGACTTCGACCAAGGCCGCGATCACCAATGGGCAGGGCGTAGTCGCGGCTGCGCTAGCCGAAGCAACGCCCACGACCGCGCCATCCGCGGCCGCAGGACCGGAGGTTCCTTCCACAGCGGCGCTCCAGCCCACCGGCACGACCGATTATGTCAGCCAGGTGCAGCAGGCCAAAGCCGCGCGTGCCGCGACGATCAGCGGGCCGTACAGGCACCTGATGACCGGCGTTTCGTACATGATCCCCTTTGTCGTCGCCGGCGGCCTGTTGATTGCGCTGGCCTTCGCCCTGGGCGGCATCTATGTGTATGAGGACCAGTACCGCAACACCTTGGGCTGGGCGCTCTTCCAGATCGGCGCCAACGCCGGCTTCGCACTGATGGTGCCGATTCTGGCGGGCTTTATTGCCTACTCGATCGCCGACCGACCAGGCCTGGCGCCTGGCATGATTGGCGGGATGTTGGCCGCCAGCACCGGCTCCGGCTTTCTGGGCGGGATCATCGCCGGCTTCATTGCGGGCTATGCGACCGCCTGGCTCAACCGCGGCCTGCGCCTGCCGCGCAACCTAACAGGGCTCAAGCCGGTGTTGTTGCTGCCGCTGTTGGGCACGCTGATCGTCGGCCTGCTGATGATCTATGTGATCGGCGCGCCGGTCAGCGCGGCGCTGTCGGCGCTGACCGCCTGGCTGCAAAGCATGCAGAACAGCAGTGCCCTGCTGCTTGGGCTGCTGCTGGGCGCGATGATGGCCTTCGACATGGGCGGCCCGGTCAACAAGGCAGCCTATACCTTTGCCGTGGGGTTGCTGGGCAGCCAGGTCTATCAACCCATGGCCGCGGTGATGGCCGCCGGCATGACGCCACCCCTGGGCCTCGCGTTGGCGACGCTGCTCTTCCGCAACCGCTTCACCGCCGATGAGCGCGAAGCCGGTAAGGCCGCCGCCGTGTTGGGCATTTCGTTCATCACCGAGGGCGCAATCCCCTTTGCCGCGCGCGATCCGCTGCGCGTCATTCCCTCGATCATGCTCGGCTCGGCAGTGACGGGCGCGCTGTCGATGCTCTTCGGCTGTGAGCTGCGCGTGCCGCATGGGGGCGTCTTTGTGCTGCCGATCCCCAACGCTGTCACCAACCTCGGGCTGTACATCGTTGCCCTGCTGATCGGCACGCTGGTGACCGCTGGCGCACTCTACCTGCTCAAGCGCCCGCTGGCGTCCGCGCCGGCGGCTGCGCCCGCCGCCGAGGTGAGCGCCCAACCCGTGCGCGCCTGA
- a CDS encoding DUF1440 domain-containing protein encodes MLHRNPWRDLALGAIGGVAGTLAMGWYFKAVGALQARRRRDQARQEDHAHHAAEGNTTPAGPLADIALLGPFYAAGENSTQAVGRWLYRQVTGGDPHSDETKTLLSELVHWSFGTAQGALYGLSRGAQPWPDLGGGLLFGSTVWLLASELAVPLLGFAPGPSAQPVSKHALEWGAHLVYGATVALTTQSLIAGLRE; translated from the coding sequence ATGCTGCATCGCAATCCCTGGCGCGATCTGGCGCTTGGCGCGATCGGCGGCGTGGCCGGCACGCTGGCGATGGGCTGGTATTTCAAAGCCGTCGGCGCGCTGCAAGCCAGGCGCCGGCGCGATCAGGCACGCCAGGAAGACCACGCCCACCACGCTGCAGAGGGAAACACCACCCCGGCTGGTCCACTAGCCGACATCGCCCTGCTGGGACCATTCTACGCAGCGGGCGAGAACTCAACCCAGGCGGTCGGGCGCTGGCTCTACCGGCAGGTGACCGGCGGCGATCCCCACAGCGACGAAACCAAAACCCTGCTCAGCGAACTGGTGCACTGGAGCTTCGGCACGGCGCAGGGTGCGCTCTACGGCCTGAGCCGCGGCGCGCAGCCCTGGCCCGATCTGGGCGGCGGCCTACTGTTCGGCAGCACCGTCTGGCTGCTGGCTAGCGAGCTGGCCGTGCCGCTGCTGGGCTTTGCCCCCGGCCCGAGCGCGCAACCGGTGAGCAAGCATGCCCTCGAGTGGGGTGCGCACCTGGTCTATGGTGCCACCGTCGCGCTGACAACGCAAAGCCTAATAGCTGGCCTGCGAGAATGA
- a CDS encoding cytochrome c3 family protein, producing MSEHNLPDVPPENLPRRQIFHPATNTIARVSIFGGLFFVAALVAILGKLNVSPYLNRANVEIDQPVPFSHEHHVSGLGISCLYCHTTVEQSSFAGMPATETCMSCHSQIWTNAEMLEPVRESFETGIPIAWNRVYDLPDHVYFNHSMHVQKGIGCATCHGRVDQMPLMRKAQPLTMQWCLDCHREPEKYVRPREEVLNMAYVPPANQLELGRRLVEEYQINKKLLTDCWTCHR from the coding sequence ATGTCTGAGCACAACCTTCCAGATGTACCGCCGGAAAATCTGCCCCGTCGGCAGATCTTCCATCCGGCCACCAACACCATTGCTCGGGTCAGCATCTTTGGCGGCCTGTTCTTTGTAGCAGCGCTGGTCGCCATTCTGGGCAAACTCAACGTCTCGCCCTATCTGAATCGGGCCAACGTCGAGATCGACCAACCCGTGCCCTTCAGCCACGAGCACCACGTCTCGGGGCTGGGCATCAGCTGTTTGTACTGCCACACAACCGTTGAGCAATCGTCGTTTGCCGGCATGCCGGCTACAGAAACCTGCATGAGCTGCCATTCGCAGATCTGGACCAACGCCGAGATGCTCGAACCGGTACGCGAAAGTTTCGAAACCGGCATTCCAATCGCCTGGAACCGGGTCTATGATCTACCTGATCATGTCTACTTCAACCACAGCATGCACGTCCAGAAGGGTATCGGCTGCGCTACCTGCCATGGCCGTGTCGATCAGATGCCGCTGATGCGCAAAGCCCAACCACTGACCATGCAATGGTGTTTGGATTGCCATCGCGAGCCCGAGAAGTACGTTCGCCCGCGCGAAGAAGTGTTGAACATGGCCTATGTGCCACCGGCCAACCAGCTCGAGCTGGGCCGCCGGCTGGTCGAGGAATACCAGATCAACAAGAAGCTGCTCACCGACTGCTGGACCTGCCATAGGTGA
- a CDS encoding TAT-variant-translocated molybdopterin oxidoreductase, with the protein MTSDQHQSRLDLAAIRARLEGQRGPQFWRSLEELAETEAFQTLLQQEFPRQSIGLNGSMSRRNFLKLMGASLALAGLTGCTTAPPQKIVPYVRAPENVVPGKPLFFATAMPFNGYGLGLLAESHMGRPTKVEGNPQHPASLGATNSFAQASVLTLYDPDRSQAVLYLGRISTWEAFLGALAGQLQAQRLSGGAGLRILTETVTSPTLAAQIQALLAQFPQARWYQYQPINDDNKFEGARLAFGEPVNTVYRFDQAQRILSLDADFLFDEAGHIRYARDFAERRRVLADRTEMNRLYVAESSLTITGSMADHRWPVRASEIPLLARALAARLGVAGVSDGGLPQGFAAEWLDALVRDLQSARGASIVLAGRQQPPVVHALVHAINQALGNIGQTVIYTEPVEANPVNQTEQLRQLVQEMNAGQVSMLVILGGNPVYYAPADLQFEQALQQKVAFRVHLGLYADETAALCQWHVPETHFLESWSDVRAFDGTASIIQPLILPLYENKSAHELLAAMLGQSGQSTYDIVRAYWQEQNLPGDFEQTWQQAVHDGVVPNSASPTRQVSLRGDAVAQAAAQIGAPPADQLEVVFQPDTTIWDGRFANNGWLQELPKQISKLTWDNAVLLSPATAERLGVTNQDLVELQLGNQRVRGAVWIVPGQANNSVTVTLGYGRVLGGRVAEELGYNAYLLRTTAAPWIATGLALTPTGARYRLAVTQEHYALEGRDLVRAGTLEEFIAHPDFVHAGGAHGPAPAEGEHEPGTAKTEEHIPSLYPEYDYSQGYAWAMVIDLNTCIGCGACTIACMAENNIPIVGKDQVLNSREMHWIMVDQYFAGDLDNPLLYHQPRPCMHCEKAPCEPVCPVNATVHSPEGLNDMVYNRCVGTRYCSNNCPYKVRRFNFFDYQQRDVPVLKLWRNPDVTVRARGVMEKCTYCIQRINQARYQAERENRPIQDGDILTACQQVCPTQAIIFGNVNDPNSQVRRLKDQPHNYGMLAEELGTQPRTTYLAKLRNPNPELRTE; encoded by the coding sequence ATGACAAGCGACCAGCACCAATCTCGTCTCGACCTTGCTGCGATCCGCGCGCGGCTGGAGGGCCAGCGCGGACCACAGTTTTGGCGCAGCCTCGAAGAACTGGCGGAGACCGAAGCCTTCCAGACCCTGCTGCAGCAGGAATTTCCGCGGCAGTCGATCGGTCTGAACGGTTCGATGAGCCGCCGCAACTTTTTGAAACTGATGGGCGCATCGCTGGCACTGGCCGGGCTGACCGGCTGTACCACTGCCCCGCCACAGAAGATCGTGCCCTATGTGCGCGCGCCCGAAAACGTTGTGCCGGGCAAGCCGCTCTTTTTCGCTACGGCCATGCCCTTCAACGGCTATGGTCTCGGCCTGCTGGCCGAGAGCCATATGGGCCGTCCCACCAAGGTCGAGGGCAATCCGCAGCATCCCGCCAGCCTGGGCGCGACCAACAGCTTCGCGCAGGCATCGGTGTTGACGCTGTACGATCCCGATCGTTCGCAGGCCGTGCTCTACCTGGGCCGCATCAGCACTTGGGAAGCGTTTCTGGGAGCACTGGCAGGCCAGTTGCAGGCGCAGCGGCTCTCCGGCGGCGCCGGGCTGCGCATCCTGACCGAAACGGTGACCTCGCCGACGCTGGCGGCGCAGATCCAGGCGCTGCTGGCGCAGTTCCCGCAGGCGCGCTGGTATCAGTATCAACCGATCAACGACGACAACAAATTCGAAGGGGCGCGCCTGGCCTTCGGCGAGCCGGTGAACACGGTGTACCGCTTTGATCAGGCCCAGCGCATCCTGTCGCTCGATGCCGACTTCTTGTTTGATGAAGCAGGCCACATCCGCTATGCGCGTGACTTCGCCGAGCGACGCCGCGTCCTAGCTGACCGCACCGAGATGAACCGGCTCTACGTCGCGGAAAGCTCCCTGACAATCACCGGCTCGATGGCTGACCACCGCTGGCCGGTCCGCGCCAGTGAGATCCCCCTGCTGGCGCGCGCGCTGGCGGCGCGCCTGGGCGTGGCCGGAGTGAGCGATGGCGGCCTGCCCCAAGGCTTTGCCGCGGAATGGCTGGATGCGCTGGTGCGCGATCTGCAGAGCGCGCGCGGCGCCAGCATCGTGCTGGCCGGTCGGCAGCAGCCGCCGGTGGTGCATGCCCTGGTGCATGCCATCAACCAGGCCCTGGGCAACATCGGCCAGACCGTGATCTACACCGAGCCGGTCGAGGCCAATCCGGTCAACCAGACCGAGCAACTGCGCCAGCTGGTGCAAGAGATGAATGCCGGCCAGGTCAGCATGCTGGTGATCCTGGGCGGTAATCCGGTGTACTACGCCCCCGCCGATCTCCAGTTCGAGCAGGCGTTGCAGCAGAAGGTCGCCTTCCGTGTGCACCTGGGGCTCTACGCCGACGAAACCGCGGCGCTGTGCCAGTGGCACGTGCCCGAAACGCACTTCCTGGAGAGCTGGAGCGACGTGCGCGCCTTCGACGGCACCGCCTCGATCATTCAGCCGCTGATCCTGCCGCTCTACGAGAACAAGTCGGCGCATGAGCTGCTGGCCGCCATGCTTGGCCAGAGCGGTCAGAGCACCTACGATATCGTGCGCGCCTACTGGCAGGAGCAGAACCTGCCGGGCGACTTCGAGCAGACCTGGCAGCAGGCCGTCCATGATGGCGTTGTGCCCAACAGTGCCAGCCCCACGCGTCAGGTCAGCCTGCGCGGCGATGCCGTGGCCCAGGCGGCCGCGCAGATCGGCGCGCCGCCCGCCGATCAGCTTGAAGTGGTCTTCCAGCCCGATACCACGATTTGGGATGGCCGTTTCGCCAACAACGGCTGGTTGCAGGAGCTGCCCAAGCAGATCAGCAAGCTGACCTGGGACAACGCCGTCCTGCTCAGCCCGGCGACCGCCGAGCGTTTGGGCGTAACCAACCAGGATCTGGTTGAGTTGCAACTGGGGAACCAGCGCGTGCGTGGCGCGGTCTGGATCGTGCCCGGGCAGGCCAACAACAGCGTGACGGTCACACTGGGGTATGGACGGGTGCTGGGTGGCCGCGTCGCCGAGGAGCTGGGCTACAACGCCTACCTGCTGCGCACGACAGCCGCGCCCTGGATCGCCACGGGCCTGGCCCTGACGCCTACCGGTGCGCGCTATCGCCTGGCCGTGACCCAGGAGCACTACGCGCTCGAGGGCCGTGATCTGGTGCGCGCCGGCACACTGGAGGAGTTCATCGCCCATCCGGACTTCGTGCATGCGGGCGGCGCGCACGGGCCCGCGCCGGCAGAAGGCGAACACGAACCCGGTACCGCAAAGACCGAAGAGCATATTCCATCGCTCTACCCGGAGTACGACTACAGCCAGGGCTACGCCTGGGCGATGGTGATCGACCTGAACACCTGCATCGGCTGCGGCGCTTGCACGATTGCCTGCATGGCCGAGAACAACATCCCGATCGTCGGCAAGGACCAGGTGCTCAACAGCCGCGAAATGCACTGGATCATGGTCGATCAGTACTTCGCAGGCGACCTGGACAACCCGCTGCTCTACCATCAGCCGCGGCCCTGCATGCACTGCGAGAAAGCGCCGTGCGAGCCGGTCTGTCCGGTCAATGCAACGGTTCACAGCCCCGAGGGCCTCAACGACATGGTCTATAACCGCTGCGTGGGCACGCGCTACTGCTCTAACAACTGTCCGTACAAGGTGCGGCGCTTCAACTTCTTCGACTATCAGCAGCGCGACGTCCCGGTGCTGAAGTTGTGGCGCAATCCGGACGTTACCGTGCGCGCACGCGGCGTGATGGAGAAATGCACCTACTGCATCCAGCGCATCAACCAGGCGCGCTACCAAGCTGAACGCGAGAATCGGCCGATCCAGGATGGCGATATCCTGACCGCCTGCCAACAGGTCTGCCCGACCCAGGCGATCATCTTCGGCAACGTGAACGACCCGAACAGTCAGGTGCGACGCCTCAAGGATCAGCCCCACAACTATGGGATGTTGGCCGAGGAGTTGGGCACGCAGCCACGCACGACGTATCTGGCCAAACTGCGCAATCCCAACCCCGAACTCAGGACGGAGTGA
- the nrfD gene encoding NrfD/PsrC family molybdoenzyme membrane anchor subunit, which yields MATRRYQAPQSVGQATPVLEPGHTYASVTDHIASIVLTRRTPLFWLVGFALSFAVMMVFLFSVLYLFTRGIGVWGINVPVSWGFDIINFVWWIGIGHAGTLISAILLLLRQEWRTSINRFAEAMTLFAVAQAGMYPILHLGRPWLFYWLFPYPNTMGIWPQFRSPLVWDVFAVSTYATVSLLFWYVGLIPDLATLRDRARNRFARVIYGILSMGWRGSARHWHRYHTAYLLLAGLATPLVASVHTIVSFDFAVSQLPGWHTTIFPPYFVAGAIFSGFAMVMTLAIPLRKVYNLEGFITMRHLDNMAKVMLATGLIVGYGYLMEAFVAWYSANTYEQYMYLNRLFGPYAWSYWALIVCNILVTQLLWFRRIRANIPALFVISIIVNIGMWLERFVIIVTSLHRAQVPASWGMYYPTIWDISTFAGTIGFFLALLFLFIRVLPMISIFEMRELVAVKEGEQPHEPTLKPLHGKS from the coding sequence ATGGCAACACGACGTTATCAAGCACCCCAATCGGTCGGGCAGGCCACGCCGGTGCTCGAGCCCGGGCATACCTATGCCTCGGTCACCGACCATATTGCCTCGATCGTGCTGACCCGCCGCACACCGTTGTTCTGGCTGGTGGGCTTTGCGCTGTCGTTCGCGGTGATGATGGTGTTCCTCTTCTCGGTGCTCTACCTCTTCACCCGTGGCATTGGCGTCTGGGGCATCAATGTACCTGTGAGCTGGGGCTTCGACATCATCAACTTTGTGTGGTGGATCGGTATCGGCCACGCCGGCACGCTGATCTCGGCGATTCTCTTGCTGCTGCGACAGGAGTGGCGCACGTCGATCAACCGCTTCGCCGAGGCGATGACGCTGTTTGCCGTGGCGCAGGCCGGCATGTATCCGATCCTGCACTTGGGCCGTCCCTGGCTGTTCTACTGGTTGTTCCCCTACCCCAACACCATGGGCATCTGGCCGCAGTTCCGCAGCCCGCTGGTGTGGGACGTCTTCGCGGTCAGCACCTACGCCACCGTGTCGCTGCTGTTCTGGTATGTCGGCCTGATCCCCGACCTGGCCACACTGCGCGACCGCGCGCGCAACCGTTTTGCGCGGGTGATCTATGGCATCCTGTCGATGGGCTGGCGTGGCTCGGCACGCCACTGGCACCGCTACCACACCGCCTACCTGCTGCTAGCAGGTCTGGCAACGCCGCTGGTGGCCTCGGTGCACACGATCGTGTCGTTCGACTTCGCCGTGTCGCAGTTGCCCGGCTGGCACACCACGATCTTCCCACCCTACTTCGTGGCCGGCGCGATCTTCTCTGGCTTCGCCATGGTGATGACGCTCGCGATCCCGCTGCGCAAGGTGTACAACCTGGAGGGCTTCATTACCATGCGCCACCTGGACAACATGGCCAAGGTGATGCTGGCCACCGGCCTGATCGTGGGCTATGGCTACCTGATGGAAGCCTTCGTAGCCTGGTACAGCGCCAACACCTACGAGCAGTACATGTACCTCAACCGCCTGTTCGGACCGTACGCCTGGTCCTATTGGGCGCTGATCGTTTGCAACATTCTGGTGACGCAACTGCTCTGGTTCCGGCGTATCCGCGCCAACATTCCGGCGCTCTTCGTGATCTCGATCATCGTTAACATTGGCATGTGGCTGGAGCGCTTCGTCATTATCGTGACGAGCCTGCATCGCGCGCAGGTGCCGGCCAGTTGGGGCATGTATTACCCGACGATCTGGGATATCTCGACCTTCGCGGGCACGATCGGCTTCTTCCTGGCGCTGCTGTTCCTATTCATCCGCGTGCTGCCGATGATCTCGATCTTCGAGATGCGCGAGCTGGTGGCGGTCAAGGAGGGAGAGCAACCGCACGAGCCGACGCTCAAACCCTTGCATGGCAAGTCCTGA
- a CDS encoding DUF3341 domain-containing protein — protein MHTHDHSHADAHPALYGLMAEFDRPEDLVEAARRAREAGYTRMDAYTPFPVHGLDEALGLRRTRLPLVVLIGGIVGAISGYALQYWTSVIDYPLNIGGRPYHSWPAFIPVTFETTVLFAAFAAVLGMLALNGLPMPYHPVFNAPRFELASRSHFFLCIEAKDPRFDEQRTRQFLESLQPHGVYDVEP, from the coding sequence ATGCACACGCATGACCATTCGCATGCTGATGCCCACCCGGCGCTCTATGGTTTGATGGCCGAATTCGACCGTCCCGAAGATCTGGTCGAAGCGGCACGCCGGGCGCGCGAGGCCGGCTATACGCGCATGGACGCCTATACGCCCTTTCCGGTGCATGGCCTGGATGAAGCGCTGGGCCTGCGCCGGACACGCCTGCCGCTGGTGGTGCTGATCGGCGGCATTGTTGGCGCGATCAGCGGCTATGCGCTGCAGTACTGGACCTCGGTGATCGACTACCCGCTCAACATCGGCGGGCGCCCCTACCATAGCTGGCCGGCCTTTATTCCGGTAACGTTCGAAACGACCGTGCTGTTTGCCGCCTTTGCCGCGGTGCTGGGCATGCTGGCACTCAACGGTCTGCCGATGCCCTACCATCCGGTTTTCAACGCGCCGCGCTTCGAGCTGGCTTCGCGCAGCCATTTCTTTCTATGCATCGAAGCCAAGGATCCGCGTTTTGATGAGCAGCGGACCCGGCAGTTTCTGGAAAGCCTGCAGCCGCACGGCGTCTATGATGTCGAGCCATAA
- a CDS encoding c-type cytochrome, with product MYHQPRYDPYESSELFEDGTSARPLPEGTVARGQLRVDTALYAGKDANGEHVSAFPFPITADVLTRGQQRYNAYCAPCHGLSGYGNGMIVERGFSPPSSFHTDRLRNAPVGYYYDVITNGFGRMYSYASRIQPGDRWAIVAYIRALQLSQNASVNDLSPEERQQLQGSQQQGSQPQETQP from the coding sequence ATGTACCATCAGCCGCGCTACGACCCGTACGAGTCGAGTGAGCTGTTCGAGGACGGCACTTCGGCCCGCCCGCTGCCCGAGGGCACGGTCGCGCGGGGCCAATTGCGCGTCGATACCGCGCTATATGCGGGCAAGGATGCTAACGGCGAGCACGTGAGCGCGTTTCCCTTCCCAATCACTGCGGACGTGCTCACCCGTGGCCAGCAGCGCTACAACGCCTACTGCGCGCCCTGCCATGGGCTGAGCGGCTACGGCAATGGCATGATCGTCGAGCGCGGCTTCAGCCCGCCATCCTCGTTCCATACGGATCGGTTGCGCAATGCACCGGTCGGCTACTACTACGATGTGATTACCAACGGCTTTGGCCGGATGTATTCCTATGCCAGCCGGATACAGCCGGGCGATCGCTGGGCGATCGTAGCCTATATTCGAGCGCTGCAGCTCAGCCAGAACGCCTCGGTCAACGACCTGTCGCCTGAGGAACGGCAACAGCTGCAGGGATCGCAACAACAGGGATCACAACCACAGGAAACACAGCCATGA
- a CDS encoding SCO family protein, with amino-acid sequence MVAWLAGWWVLALCLAAAWPSAVHANTEQPQRPPTPDDFLAAATFEQRLNAQVPGELTFMNEQGQSVRLDTLWQGRPTVLVLAYYNCPTLCPLTLTELATNLRDISLKPGKDFNVVTISIDPRETSADAQRTRARLLQLYGQPPTAEGWFFLTGTEAAIQRVAEAIGFGYAYDPTQQQYAHPSGLTVLTPAGRVSHYFYGMQYSASDLRLGLVEASAGTIGSPIDKFLLRCYHYDPQTGTYQPVIMNILRIAGTLTVLILGSVVVVLLRRERGYASHRRSAGGAPAHGKHSAG; translated from the coding sequence ATGGTCGCCTGGCTGGCGGGCTGGTGGGTGCTGGCGCTCTGTCTGGCTGCGGCCTGGCCATCAGCAGTCCACGCCAACACGGAACAGCCGCAACGGCCACCCACGCCCGACGATTTCCTGGCGGCAGCGACCTTTGAGCAACGGCTTAATGCGCAGGTGCCCGGTGAGCTGACCTTTATGAACGAACAGGGGCAGAGCGTGCGCCTGGACACGCTCTGGCAGGGCCGGCCTACCGTGCTGGTGCTGGCCTACTACAACTGCCCAACGCTCTGCCCGCTAACGCTGACCGAGCTGGCCACCAATTTGCGTGATATCAGCCTCAAACCGGGCAAGGACTTCAACGTCGTCACCATCAGCATCGATCCGCGCGAAACATCAGCCGATGCACAGCGGACGCGCGCGCGGCTGCTGCAACTGTATGGCCAACCTCCGACCGCGGAGGGCTGGTTCTTCCTGACAGGAACCGAGGCCGCTATCCAGCGTGTAGCCGAGGCGATCGGCTTTGGCTACGCGTACGATCCAACACAGCAGCAGTATGCGCATCCGAGCGGACTGACCGTGCTCACACCCGCAGGACGTGTGTCGCACTACTTTTACGGCATGCAATACAGTGCCAGTGACCTGCGCCTGGGCCTGGTAGAGGCATCGGCAGGCACGATCGGCTCGCCGATCGACAAGTTCCTGCTGCGCTGCTACCACTATGATCCACAGACCGGAACGTATCAACCGGTGATCATGAACATCTTGCGCATCGCCGGAACCCTAACGGTACTGATCCTTGGCAGCGTGGTCGTCGTCCTGCTGCGACGCGAACGCGGCTACGCTAGTCATCGCCGCTCGGCCGGGGGAGCACCGGCGCACGGAAAGCACAGCGCAGGCTAG